Proteins from a single region of Streptomyces glaucescens:
- a CDS encoding carbohydrate ABC transporter permease produces MSGAARIPAKPRRAWTPGQIVLTLLGAAVSVVFLSPLAWALFTSLKPETEAVEVPPRWLPEEWTGQAWSAIIENGNITDWFVNSLVVSVCVTTVVLVVAALAGYGFARTEFRGKGVLMGVVMAGLMVSPAVLGVPLFTTVQQMGMVDTYWGMILPQCAPAAMVYILYKFFQGVPRELEEAAFIDGAGRWRVFLTVVVPLARPSLAAVGIFTFIASWNNFLWPYMVTSNPDLMTMPNGIATVMNSYGIQWAQLMAGGLLAGLPLIVVFVFFQRQIVAGVAHTGLAGQ; encoded by the coding sequence ATGAGCGGCGCCGCACGGATCCCGGCCAAGCCGCGCCGGGCCTGGACCCCCGGCCAGATCGTCCTCACCCTGCTCGGCGCCGCCGTCTCCGTGGTGTTCCTCTCCCCGCTCGCCTGGGCCCTGTTCACCTCGCTGAAGCCGGAGACCGAGGCCGTCGAGGTGCCGCCGCGCTGGCTGCCGGAGGAGTGGACGGGCCAGGCGTGGTCGGCGATCATCGAGAACGGCAACATCACCGACTGGTTCGTGAACTCGCTGGTCGTCTCCGTCTGCGTGACGACCGTCGTGCTGGTCGTCGCCGCGCTCGCCGGATACGGCTTCGCCCGCACCGAGTTCCGGGGCAAGGGCGTCCTGATGGGCGTCGTCATGGCGGGCCTGATGGTCTCGCCGGCCGTCCTCGGGGTGCCGCTGTTCACCACCGTCCAGCAGATGGGGATGGTCGACACCTACTGGGGCATGATCCTGCCGCAGTGCGCGCCCGCCGCGATGGTCTACATCCTCTACAAGTTCTTCCAGGGCGTCCCGCGCGAGCTGGAGGAGGCCGCCTTCATCGACGGCGCGGGCCGCTGGCGGGTCTTCCTCACCGTCGTCGTCCCGCTCGCCCGCCCCTCCCTCGCCGCGGTCGGCATCTTCACCTTCATCGCGTCGTGGAACAACTTCCTGTGGCCGTACATGGTCACCAGCAACCCCGACCTGATGACCATGCCGAACGGCATCGCGACCGTCATGAACTCCTACGGCATCCAGTGGGCCCAGCTCATGGCCGGCGGATTGCTGGCGGGCCTGCCCCTCATCGTCGTCTTCGTCTTCTTCCAGCGGCAGATCGTGGCGGGCGTCGCCCACACGGGACTGGCGGGACAGTGA
- a CDS encoding carbohydrate ABC transporter permease, protein MTTTSAGTVIAPARARTTAASATVRRKQGLQHGGWFVAPFLVLFALFVVWPLLRGLWLSFTDANISGEGASFVGLGNYREALRDDLMWEALGHSAYFTLLAVPCITVLAFLLAMLAHHIERGKWLWRLCFFAPFLLPSTVAANLWQWLFNPGTGMINHVFGTDTPWLTDKTYAMLAVVVTTLWWTVGFSFLLYLAALQGIPGHLYEAATLDGANAWHRMAHITLPMLRNITGLVVALQILASLQVFDQAVVMQDFGPGPEGSTRTFVQYTLEEGFTGYRVGYASAVSIIFFLIIAAVALARMWLLRNREEGGR, encoded by the coding sequence ATGACGACGACCAGTGCCGGGACCGTCATCGCCCCCGCCCGCGCGAGGACCACCGCGGCGAGCGCCACCGTCCGCCGCAAGCAGGGCCTCCAGCACGGCGGCTGGTTCGTCGCGCCGTTCCTCGTCCTCTTCGCGCTGTTCGTGGTCTGGCCGCTGCTGCGCGGCCTCTGGCTCAGCTTCACGGACGCCAACATCTCCGGTGAGGGCGCGAGCTTCGTCGGCCTCGGCAACTACCGCGAGGCCCTCCGGGACGACCTGATGTGGGAAGCACTCGGCCACAGCGCGTACTTCACGCTCCTGGCCGTGCCCTGCATCACCGTCCTCGCCTTCCTCCTCGCGATGCTCGCCCACCACATCGAGCGCGGGAAGTGGCTGTGGCGGCTGTGCTTCTTCGCCCCGTTCCTGCTGCCCTCCACCGTCGCCGCGAACCTGTGGCAGTGGCTGTTCAACCCCGGCACCGGGATGATCAACCACGTCTTCGGCACCGACACCCCGTGGCTCACCGACAAGACGTACGCCATGCTCGCCGTCGTCGTCACCACCCTGTGGTGGACGGTCGGCTTCAGCTTCCTGCTCTACCTCGCCGCCCTCCAGGGCATCCCCGGCCACCTCTACGAGGCGGCCACACTGGACGGCGCGAACGCCTGGCACCGCATGGCGCACATCACCCTGCCGATGCTGCGCAACATCACCGGCCTCGTCGTCGCCCTCCAGATCCTCGCCTCGCTCCAGGTCTTCGACCAGGCCGTCGTGATGCAGGACTTCGGGCCCGGCCCCGAGGGCTCCACCAGGACCTTCGTGCAGTACACCCTCGAAGAGGGCTTCACCGGCTACCGCGTGGGCTACGCCTCCGCCGTCTCCATCATCTTCTTCCTGATCATCGCGGCCGTCGCCCTCGCGCGGATGTGGCTGCTGCGCAACCGTGAGGAGGGCGGCCGATGA